TAAGTCGTATGTATAAAAGCATGTGCTTAACAATTAAGATTCTGTAACAGCTTCAGAATAAAATCATTACAAGCCGCTGTTGGATTAAACAATAAAATACGTACCTTTGCCAATCGAAAAATTTCGAGAAGTATAGTATCGAAAAATTGAATAACTTAAAATTTAGTTAAATGCCTACTATTCAACAACTAGTAAGAAAAGGTAGAACAAAGGTAGAGTACAAGTCGAAGTCTCCTGCACTTGACTCTTGCCCTCAGAGAAGAGGTGTGTGTACAAGGGTATACACTACTACACCAAAGAAACCTAACTCAGCGATGCGTAAAGTAGCAAGGGTTAGATTGACAAACGGTAAAGAGGTGAACGCCTACATCCCAGGTGAAGGTCACAACCTGCAAGAGCACTCAATCGTGCTGATCCGTGGTGGTAGAGTAAAAGACCTTCCAGGTGTACGTTACCACATCGTTCGTGGTGCACTTGACACTGCTGGTGTAGCGGGTAGAACTCAGCGTCGTTCGAAATACGGTGCTAAGAAACCTAAGGCTGCGAAATAATCTCTGAAGGGAGCATAACCTTCAAGTTCTAAAAAAGTATTTATTTCTGATAATTTTAAAGCTGCAGCCCTGAAGGAGTTAGGCGTTGATAGTTAATCAGTTATGGGTTGGAAGCATTCGAGCTATTAACGATTGATGGCTGAAATACTACTGACAGTAAGGGTGGCTTAAAAAGGAAAACAATGAGAAAGGCAAAACCTAAAAAAAGATACGTACTTCCTGATCCTAAGTTTGGAGACGTAATGGTAACTAAGTTCGTTAACAACTTGATGTTGGACGGGAAGAAAAGTATTGCTTATAGCATTTTCTACGATGCATTGGCAATTATTGAAGAAAGAATGAACAAAGGTGAAGAGAAAGTAAACGGTCTTGATATTTTCAAGAAAGCACTTTCTAACATCATGCCAGGCGTTGAGGTGAAATCAAGAAGAGTTGGTGGTGCTACTTTCCAGGTGCCTATCGAGGTTCGCCCAGAAAGAAAGCAGTCTCTTGGTATGAAGTGGATGATCATGTACGCAAGAAAGCGTAATGAAAAGACGATGAAAGAAAAGCTTGCTGGTGAAATCATCGCTGCTTCAAGAGGTGAAGGCGCTGCTGTGAAGAAGAAAGAGGACACTCACAGAATGGCAGAAGCAAACAAAGCATTTTCTCACTTTAGATTCTAATAAACAGTGGCTACGAAAATCGACCTTACACATCAAAGAAATATCGGTATCATGGCTCACATCGATGCTGGTAAGACAACAACTACGGAGCGTATCCTGTTCTACACTGGTAAATCTCACAAGATCGGTGAAGTACACGATGGTGCTGCGACTATGGACTGGATGGAGCAGGAGCAGGAAAGAGGTATTACAATTACTTCTGCTGCGACTACTACCACTTGGGGTTACCCAACAGAACAAGGTAAAAGAAACGACAAAACTGAGGATTACAAGATTAACATCATTGATACTCCTGGTCACGTAGACTTTACTGTAGAGGTAGAGCGTTCATTGCGTGTATTGGACGGTGCTGTTGCCCTATTCTGTGCTGTATCTGGTGTAGAGCCTCAGTCTGAAACAGTTTGGAGACAAGCAGATACTTACGGTGTTCCTCGTATTTGTTTCGTAAACAAAATGGACCGTGCAGGTGCTGACTTCTTTGCTGCTGTTAAGACTATCAAAGAGAAACTAGGTGCTAACCCAGTTCCTTTGCAAGTGCCAATTGGTGCTGAAGAAGGTTTCAAAGGTGTGGTTGACCTTGTATCAAACAAAGCAATTGTTTGGAACGACGAAGACCAAGGATTTACATATAACGTAATCGATATTCCAGAAGACCTTGTTGATGACGTAGAGCATTGGAGAACTAACCTTATCGAGGAAGTTTCTGCTTACGACGAAGCACTGATGGAAAAATTCTTTGAGGATCCAGATTCAATTACTGAAGATGAGATCAATGCAGCGATCCGTAAGGCGGTAATCGACATGTCATTCTCTCCAGTAATGTGTGGTTCTGCATTTAAGAACAAAGGTGTTCAAGCATTGCTTGACGCTGTATGTACTTACCTGCCATCTCCACTGGACCTGCCTCCTACTACAGGTACAGACCCTGACACTGGTGCTGAGCTGACAAGAAAGCCAGACGTGAACGAGCCGTTCGCAGCGTTGGCATTTAAGATCGCTACTGACCCATTTGTAGGTCGTCTTTGCTTTATGAGAGTTTACTCTGGTAAACTGGATTCTGGTTCATACATCCTGAACAACAGAACTGGTAAGAAAGAGCGTATCTCTCGTCTGATGCAAATGCACTCTAACAAGCAGAACCCAATCGACTTCGTTGAGGCAGGTGATATTTGTGCGGGTGTTGGTTTCAAGGATATCAAGACTGGTGACTCACTGTCTGATCTTGACAACCCAATCGTTCTGGAAGAGATGAAGTTCCCAGAGCCAGTAATCGGTGTTGCTATCGAGCCTAAGACTAAAGGTGACGTAGACAAGCTGGGTACTGCGTTGGCGAAACTGGTAGAAGAGGATCCTACCCTGACAGTGAAGACTGACCACGAAACTGGCCAGACTATCTTGAGAGGTATGGGTGAGCTTCATCTGGAAATCATCGTTGACCGTCTGAAGCGTGAGTTCAAGGTTGAAATCAACCAAGGTGCTCCTCAGGTTGCTTACCGTGAAGCCATCAAAGGTTCAGTTGAACACAGAGAGGTTTACAAGAAGCAGACTGGTGGTAAAGGTAAATTTGCAGACGTTCAGTTCGAACTGATGCCTGCTGAGCCTAACGCAGAAGGAATCGTTGAAGCTGGTCTTCAGTTTGTTGACGAAATCAAAGGTGGTGTTATCCCTAAAGAATTCGTTCCAGCTGTACAGAAAGGTTTCGAGGCAGCAATGTCTAATGGTGTTCTTGCAGGATTCCCTATCGATGCTATGCGCGTTAGAGTATTCTTCGGTTCATACCACAACGTCGATTCAGATGCACTGTCATTCGAATTGGCTGCGAAACTTGGTTTCAAAGAGGCAGCGAAGAAATGTAACCCAGTTCTTCTTGAGCCAGTAATGGCTGTTGAGGTAATCACTCCAGACGAGTACACTGGTTCTGTAATCGGTGATATCAACCGTCGTCGTGGTCTTCCTAAAGGTCAAGATTCAAGAACTGGTGGTGCAGTAGCTATCCAAGCGGATGTACCTCTGTCAGAACTGTTCGGTTATGTAACTGACCTGCGTACACTGACTTCAGGTCGTGCGGCAGCAACGTTGACATTCTCTCACTATGCTGAGGTGCCTAACAACATCGCAGAAGAAGTGATTAAAGAGCAAAAAGGTTAATCCTTTATAAATAATTAATTCTGGAGAGAGGTGGTTCAAATCTCTCTTCCAGATTGTTTTAGGCCTTTCGGTGTATATTATGGATATCGTCAGGCTGTATTAAACTCCATAACTTATTAGCAGACGGCTAATATTTTATAATTAAGAATATGACACAGAAAATTAGAATCAAACTTAAGTCTTACGACCACAACTTGGTTGACAAGTCTGCAGCTAAAATCGTTGAAGCTGTTAAGAAAACAGGTGCAGTAGTTAGCGGTCCAATTCCGTTGCCTACAAGAAAGGAAAAGTTTACAGTGTTGAAGTCACCACACGTAAACAAGAAGGCGAGAGAGCAATTCCAGTTGTGTACTTACAAAAGACTGGTAGATATCTTCCCTACATCTTCTAAGACAGTTGACGCGCTGATGAAGCTGGAACTGCCTTCAGGTGTAGATGTTGAAATCAAAGTTTGATTCAGCCTTTCGAAGGTAAATTCTGAAAAGATAACGCATACAGGTACCCCTGCCAATTCTAGACTCTGGCAGGGGTTTTTCTTTGCCCAAACTTTCGTAGCCCCTCCAATTTTTTTAGATTCAGGAAAACCCATAAGCCTATCAGGTAGTTGCTCCAAAAAACTGTCGATATGTTTACTTTCATTAGCCTCATACTTGTATTCATACCCATGAAACACAACATTCAGGAATTACCCCTTGAGCAAGCGATAGCACTCTATGAGAAGGGCGCACTTCAGCAAGCACAGACTGCTTTTGAATTGCTTCGTCATAATGCTCCTAATAATGAAGAGGTGCTTTTGTACTTGAGTTATATAGCTGTGGGGCTTGAAGAACCTGAGAAAGCAGAGCCCTATTTGGTTAACCTGCTTAGGATACATCCTGATAAAGCAGAGTACCATTACCTATTGGGAGCTAGCTTAGGATTGCAAGCGCTGAAATCGGGTACATTTAGACAAATGTTATTGGCTCCAAGGATGAAAGCCTCATTTGAGGAGGCTATCCGGCTAGATAAAGAACATACTGAGGCTAGAAAGGCATTGGTGGACTATTACTTGAAAGCTCCTGCTATTTTAGGTGGAACCCCTAAAGCATTGGAAGAGGCTAGTAGTATTGAGAAGTATGATAAGCGAACAGGTTTATTGGTAAAAGCAAAAATATATAATGAGTCAGGAGAGGAGAAAAAGGCAGTTGAGTGTCTTGAGCAGTTGCTATTGTCTGGAAGCGCAGAAGCTGGTGATTATATGCAGTTGGTCGGATATTGGAAGCGAGAAGGAAATCTTTGGGTAAAATTGGAGAGGTTTAAAGAACAGTATTCATCACTCCCTCAAACTTATTATTTAGTAGCCTTGGCTTCGTTAGATACAGAGAGTCATACAGAAGAAGGAATACAAGCGATTAACCAATATATATCTAAGGTAGGTAAGCAGGAGAAAGAAATATATGCAGATGCTTACTGCAAGCTTGGGAAGTTGTATATACAAAGGAGGCAGAAGAATGAAGCGTTTGACGCTTTTGAAAAAGCATTAGAGTACTGTCCTGATTCCGTTGAAGCCAATGAGGAAATCAGTAAACTGAAACGTGATTGAGCAGTATTTGTACTTTACTTAAAGTGTGAGCAGCAGGTTTTGCTGCCTTTTTATTTAGTCTCTAGCGATGTGCCTTTTATTTATAAATGGTAATGTTTTCTATTATTAAGAAATAAGGCAGTTGAGAAGCTTTATAAGGCTCTATTCACAATAGTTGTTAATGATCTTGAGGTGACAATATATATTCTCAGGATCGTAATATGATGTGCTGATCGTTGTCGAAAAGGGTGAAGTTGTTGATTGTTTAGCTGTAAGTGCAGTGTTATATTACATGTGTACTTTCTACCTATTTTTTAAAAGTCAGCTATACAAAATCTGATAACCAGATAATTAAACCCAGACGACAAGCTATGAAACTAAGACTCTTTGTATGGTTAGTTACCATACCCATCTACTCGGTATTTGGCGCTTTTACTTCTAATGATCATGGAGGAGATGAAGAGCTTATACGTAAAGAGCAGTTAAGTAATAGGCATAAGGCAGTTGAAGTGTTGAATATTCGCAAAGAGTATCACAAGAAATATCCTCGTGGTTACCGCATACACTATAAGC
This portion of the Limibacter armeniacum genome encodes:
- the rpsL gene encoding 30S ribosomal protein S12; its protein translation is MPTIQQLVRKGRTKVEYKSKSPALDSCPQRRGVCTRVYTTTPKKPNSAMRKVARVRLTNGKEVNAYIPGEGHNLQEHSIVLIRGGRVKDLPGVRYHIVRGALDTAGVAGRTQRRSKYGAKKPKAAK
- the rpsG gene encoding 30S ribosomal protein S7, with the translated sequence MRKAKPKKRYVLPDPKFGDVMVTKFVNNLMLDGKKSIAYSIFYDALAIIEERMNKGEEKVNGLDIFKKALSNIMPGVEVKSRRVGGATFQVPIEVRPERKQSLGMKWMIMYARKRNEKTMKEKLAGEIIAASRGEGAAVKKKEDTHRMAEANKAFSHFRF
- the fusA gene encoding elongation factor G — translated: MATKIDLTHQRNIGIMAHIDAGKTTTTERILFYTGKSHKIGEVHDGAATMDWMEQEQERGITITSAATTTTWGYPTEQGKRNDKTEDYKINIIDTPGHVDFTVEVERSLRVLDGAVALFCAVSGVEPQSETVWRQADTYGVPRICFVNKMDRAGADFFAAVKTIKEKLGANPVPLQVPIGAEEGFKGVVDLVSNKAIVWNDEDQGFTYNVIDIPEDLVDDVEHWRTNLIEEVSAYDEALMEKFFEDPDSITEDEINAAIRKAVIDMSFSPVMCGSAFKNKGVQALLDAVCTYLPSPLDLPPTTGTDPDTGAELTRKPDVNEPFAALAFKIATDPFVGRLCFMRVYSGKLDSGSYILNNRTGKKERISRLMQMHSNKQNPIDFVEAGDICAGVGFKDIKTGDSLSDLDNPIVLEEMKFPEPVIGVAIEPKTKGDVDKLGTALAKLVEEDPTLTVKTDHETGQTILRGMGELHLEIIVDRLKREFKVEINQGAPQVAYREAIKGSVEHREVYKKQTGGKGKFADVQFELMPAEPNAEGIVEAGLQFVDEIKGGVIPKEFVPAVQKGFEAAMSNGVLAGFPIDAMRVRVFFGSYHNVDSDALSFELAAKLGFKEAAKKCNPVLLEPVMAVEVITPDEYTGSVIGDINRRRGLPKGQDSRTGGAVAIQADVPLSELFGYVTDLRTLTSGRAAATLTFSHYAEVPNNIAEEVIKEQKG
- the rpsJ gene encoding 30S ribosomal protein S10, producing MTQKIRIKLKSYDHNLVDKSAAKIVEAVKKTGAVVSGPIPLPTRKEKFTVLKSPHVNKKAREQFQLCTYKRLVDIFPTSSKTVDALMKLELPSGVDVEIKV
- a CDS encoding tetratricopeptide repeat protein, with the translated sequence MKHNIQELPLEQAIALYEKGALQQAQTAFELLRHNAPNNEEVLLYLSYIAVGLEEPEKAEPYLVNLLRIHPDKAEYHYLLGASLGLQALKSGTFRQMLLAPRMKASFEEAIRLDKEHTEARKALVDYYLKAPAILGGTPKALEEASSIEKYDKRTGLLVKAKIYNESGEEKKAVECLEQLLLSGSAEAGDYMQLVGYWKREGNLWVKLERFKEQYSSLPQTYYLVALASLDTESHTEEGIQAINQYISKVGKQEKEIYADAYCKLGKLYIQRRQKNEAFDAFEKALEYCPDSVEANEEISKLKRD